The Paenibacillus sp. FSL R7-0204 genome includes a region encoding these proteins:
- a CDS encoding IS256 family transposase — protein MNILPESSLNNLFEKLVKDFVKDNMERLLRAEIQGFMESEEAGASNSRNGYYTRDLHTKYGHIEDLQVPRDRQSLFQTQLFEPYQRRDGWLEEAVIQMYKSGMGTRDVARFIESMFGSHYSPTTVSNITATVLDDIHQWQKRPLSKRYSVIYLDGLYVKLKRGTVRGEVVYFAMGIDEEGQRQILGFYVGGQESSNGWREVLKDLYDRGAQEVLLGVFDGLPGLDAAFKETYPQADVQHCVVHKVRATFHKIRVEHKTDVMEALKTVYTAPDEVVARANFDTVKAKWNKLYPKEMRSWEEQLSTLLTFYNYPLSIRKAIYTSNPIERMNKEIRKRLKPMNSLTNMDAAEKIVYLEMLEYNERHAGRVAQGFGVDAVKKKLKELFETRYPSLPTPEEA, from the coding sequence ATGAATATTTTACCCGAAAGTTCGCTGAATAATCTATTTGAAAAACTTGTTAAAGATTTTGTGAAAGACAACATGGAACGCCTGTTGCGCGCCGAAATCCAGGGGTTTATGGAGAGTGAAGAAGCCGGCGCCAGCAATAGTCGCAATGGCTACTATACGCGAGACTTACACACGAAATATGGCCATATCGAGGATCTTCAGGTGCCCCGGGACCGCCAAAGCCTTTTCCAGACGCAGTTGTTTGAGCCGTACCAGCGGCGGGACGGATGGTTAGAAGAGGCCGTCATCCAAATGTATAAATCGGGCATGGGTACGCGGGATGTGGCCCGGTTCATTGAAAGTATGTTTGGTAGCCACTACTCCCCAACCACGGTCAGCAATATTACGGCTACAGTGCTGGACGATATCCACCAGTGGCAAAAGCGGCCACTGAGCAAACGGTATTCTGTGATCTATTTAGATGGGCTGTACGTGAAGCTGAAACGGGGCACGGTTCGTGGTGAAGTGGTCTACTTTGCGATGGGAATTGACGAGGAGGGACAGCGTCAAATTCTCGGGTTCTACGTGGGTGGCCAAGAGAGTTCGAATGGCTGGCGGGAGGTACTCAAAGACCTGTACGACCGCGGAGCGCAGGAAGTCCTGCTGGGTGTGTTTGACGGGCTACCGGGACTGGATGCGGCGTTTAAAGAGACCTATCCTCAGGCGGATGTACAGCATTGCGTAGTGCACAAAGTGCGGGCCACGTTTCATAAAATTCGGGTGGAGCACAAAACCGATGTCATGGAGGCGTTGAAAACCGTATATACAGCACCGGATGAAGTGGTAGCCCGGGCTAACTTTGATACGGTCAAAGCGAAGTGGAACAAGCTGTATCCGAAGGAAATGAGGTCCTGGGAGGAACAGTTATCCACACTCCTGACGTTCTACAACTATCCGCTGTCGATCCGTAAAGCGATCTACACGTCGAACCCCATCGAGCGGATGAACAAGGAAATCCGCAAGCGTCTGAAACCGATGAACAGTCTGACAAACATGGATGCCGCAGAGAAAATCGTGTACCTGGAGATGCTGGAATACAATGAACGTCATGCAGGGCGGGTCGCCCAAGGCTTTGGAGTGGATGCCGTTAAAAAGAAGCTAAAAGAGCTATT
- a CDS encoding 5-methyltetrahydropteroyltriglutamate--homocysteine S-methyltransferase, with translation MSSPVIGSTRNAPPFRYDIVGSFLRTEEIKNARSLHAEGELTAGQLQEIENVEIRKLLEQEKALGLKAVTDGEFRRSWWHLDFFLGIEGTGKITLGPPGASKEQTNRAESFRITGKIAFGVHPMVEEFRTLQQMAGETLAKMTIPSPSLFHFVQDYNGNEVYSDTETLYGDIIQVYRTAIQAFYDAGCRYLQLDDTTWGTLCSGRHRAHLRSRGVNPDQLARDYVRLINESIAGRPADMTIALHVCRGNLRSTWFAAGGYGPVAEELFSNTNVDAFFLEYDNERSGDFEPLRFIKDQFVVLGLVTTKHGGLESKEQLIARIEEAAQYVDINKLCLSTQCGFASSEEGNILTEEEQWDKLRLVIETANEVWV, from the coding sequence ATGAGCAGTCCAGTGATCGGATCGACAAGAAACGCACCGCCCTTCCGCTACGACATTGTCGGGAGCTTCCTGCGTACAGAGGAGATCAAGAATGCGCGCAGCCTGCATGCGGAAGGTGAGCTAACCGCGGGACAGTTGCAGGAAATTGAGAATGTGGAGATTCGTAAACTGCTGGAGCAGGAGAAGGCACTCGGGCTGAAGGCTGTGACCGATGGTGAATTCCGCCGCTCCTGGTGGCATCTGGATTTCTTCCTGGGGATTGAAGGTACAGGCAAGATTACGCTTGGCCCTCCCGGTGCTTCCAAGGAGCAGACGAACCGGGCGGAGAGCTTCCGAATTACCGGTAAAATCGCCTTCGGAGTCCATCCTATGGTCGAAGAATTCCGCACCTTGCAGCAAATGGCCGGAGAGACGTTGGCCAAAATGACGATTCCTTCACCCTCTTTGTTCCATTTCGTGCAGGATTACAATGGCAACGAGGTGTATTCGGATACCGAAACGCTCTACGGTGATATCATCCAGGTGTACCGGACGGCGATTCAGGCGTTCTATGATGCCGGTTGCCGTTATCTGCAGCTGGACGATACGACCTGGGGGACGCTGTGCAGCGGCAGACATCGTGCTCATCTGCGCAGCAGGGGCGTTAACCCGGATCAGCTTGCTCGAGACTACGTCCGGCTGATCAACGAGAGCATTGCCGGCCGCCCGGCGGACATGACTATTGCCCTGCATGTATGCCGGGGCAATCTCCGCTCCACCTGGTTCGCTGCCGGAGGGTACGGGCCGGTCGCCGAGGAGCTGTTCTCGAATACGAACGTGGACGCGTTCTTCCTCGAATACGACAATGAACGCTCCGGCGACTTCGAGCCACTGCGCTTCATTAAGGACCAATTCGTTGTGCTGGGACTGGTGACAACCAAGCACGGCGGCCTGGAGAGCAAGGAGCAACTCATCGCGCGTATCGAAGAAGCTGCACAGTACGTAGACATCAACAAACTGTGTCTTAGCACACAATGCGGCTTCGCCTCTTCGGAGGAAGGCAATATTTTGACGGAGGAAGAGCAGTGGGATAAGCTGCGGCTGGTGATTGAGACGGCGAATGAGGTTTGGGTGTAG
- a CDS encoding LysR family transcriptional regulator, producing MTLQQLRYAIEIANSGSMNEAAKRLFVSQPSLSNAIKELENELGITIFERNNRGISISAEGMEFLGYARQIIEQTEFMENRYTGKKRSPIYFSVSTQHYAFVTDAFVKLMKESKVQEYNFSLREKQTYEIIEDVRTLRSDIGILYINESNYKIMNKLFSDGNLKFTPLFNTNPHVYVRAGHVLAAKEWITAEDIHPYPYITFEQGDNNSLHFSEEMLSFTQIEKNIKVTDRATLTHLLLGSDSYTVGTGIMASELDDAGLITIPFDSKEVFSVGWIAHKDRKPSEIMSTYIDILNDLVSGNVFELESFLL from the coding sequence TTGACTTTGCAGCAGCTCCGCTACGCGATTGAGATTGCGAACAGCGGCTCTATGAATGAAGCGGCCAAACGGCTATTTGTGTCGCAGCCCAGCCTCTCGAATGCTATCAAGGAGCTGGAGAACGAGCTTGGCATCACGATTTTTGAACGGAATAACCGGGGGATCAGCATCTCGGCCGAAGGCATGGAATTCCTGGGCTATGCCCGGCAGATTATTGAGCAGACCGAATTCATGGAGAACCGCTATACCGGCAAAAAGCGCAGCCCGATCTATTTCTCGGTATCTACACAGCATTATGCGTTTGTTACGGATGCTTTTGTGAAGCTGATGAAGGAGAGCAAGGTGCAGGAATACAATTTCAGCCTGAGAGAGAAGCAGACCTATGAGATCATCGAGGATGTGCGTACCCTGCGCAGCGACATTGGGATTCTGTATATCAACGAGAGCAATTACAAGATCATGAACAAGCTGTTCAGTGACGGGAACCTGAAGTTCACTCCGCTGTTCAATACGAATCCGCATGTCTATGTGCGGGCAGGGCATGTATTGGCTGCAAAAGAGTGGATCACGGCGGAGGACATTCATCCGTATCCTTACATTACTTTTGAGCAGGGGGATAACAATTCGCTGCATTTTTCAGAGGAGATGCTTAGCTTCACACAGATTGAGAAGAATATTAAGGTGACCGACCGGGCCACGCTGACTCATTTGCTGCTCGGCAGTGATTCGTATACCGTAGGGACTGGGATTATGGCCTCTGAGCTGGATGATGCGGGGCTGATTACGATTCCTTTTGACAGCAAGGAAGTGTTCTCTGTCGGCTGGATCGCCCACAAGGACCGCAAACCGAGTGAGATTATGTCTACATATATTGATATTCTGAATGATCTGGTGTCAGGTAATGTTTTTGAGCTTGAATCTTTCTTACTATAA
- a CDS encoding phosphodiester glycosidase family protein: MLGRISEVSSLPQRSTVRKKKKPARKRKKRGFFRTLFRVFMVCFILIIAAGGWLYFAPSAKNTRFLIADTLITTQHRHWAKYIIGEEELKHRVSDYTKRFEEMGDEVDTHEIKPEPVKEAEHTPLVQIEEVTGSGYSGYVMIVNDPKKVRLGVPGKIGSGEKVSSMVARTGAIAGVNGGGFADPNWKGNGFKPIGLVISQGKLFYNGLGGKKSTQIVGIDKEGKMVAGNYTLDQLSKMGVQEAVTFQPRIIVNGKGQIKNAAEGWGIAPRTAMGQRADGALIFVVIDGRQPGYSIGANLYDVQQIMLKHGAVIAANLDGGSSTVLVKDNEIVNKPSSQYGERYLPTAFLVFDDPENAKIKNIWEGLDPAKIDAGKKRSQ, translated from the coding sequence ATGTTAGGGAGGATTTCAGAAGTGAGCTCTTTACCACAACGTTCAACTGTCCGCAAGAAGAAGAAGCCGGCGCGCAAGCGCAAGAAAAGAGGTTTCTTCCGCACACTCTTCAGGGTGTTCATGGTCTGTTTCATTCTGATTATAGCAGCCGGAGGCTGGCTCTATTTCGCACCGTCGGCCAAGAATACGCGCTTCCTGATCGCAGATACGCTGATTACGACTCAACACCGGCACTGGGCCAAATATATTATCGGCGAAGAGGAACTGAAGCACCGCGTCAGCGATTATACCAAGCGCTTCGAGGAGATGGGCGACGAGGTTGATACCCATGAGATCAAGCCTGAGCCTGTAAAGGAAGCTGAACATACACCGCTCGTCCAGATTGAAGAAGTCACGGGCAGCGGCTACAGCGGCTATGTCATGATTGTGAACGACCCCAAAAAGGTGCGGCTGGGTGTGCCGGGCAAAATCGGCTCCGGGGAGAAGGTATCCAGCATGGTGGCACGGACGGGGGCTATCGCCGGGGTGAACGGCGGCGGCTTCGCCGATCCGAACTGGAAGGGCAATGGCTTCAAGCCGATCGGGCTGGTGATTTCGCAAGGAAAGCTATTCTACAATGGACTGGGCGGCAAGAAATCCACGCAGATTGTCGGCATCGATAAAGAAGGCAAAATGGTCGCCGGTAACTACACTCTGGATCAGCTCAGCAAAATGGGAGTGCAGGAGGCGGTGACTTTTCAGCCGCGGATTATTGTGAACGGTAAAGGTCAGATTAAGAATGCCGCCGAAGGCTGGGGCATCGCGCCAAGAACCGCTATGGGCCAACGGGCAGACGGTGCGCTCATCTTCGTAGTCATTGACGGGCGGCAGCCGGGCTACAGCATCGGGGCGAACCTGTATGATGTGCAGCAGATTATGCTGAAGCATGGAGCGGTCATCGCGGCCAATCTGGACGGGGGATCTTCGACAGTGCTGGTGAAAGACAATGAGATTGTCAACAAGCCCTCTTCGCAGTATGGGGAGCGTTATTTGCCAACGGCATTCCTGGTATTCGATGACCCTGAGAACGCGAAGATCAAGAATATCTGGGAAGGGCTGGACCCGGCCAAAATCGACGCAGGCAAGAAGCGCAGCCAGTAA
- a CDS encoding 2'-5' RNA ligase family protein translates to MQYFIGIVPPQKFTVKMIQFQNRWPNNRLQEVVEPHITVKAQGGLYPDLEWLQHVKKVCSSYPPFELSLSAPICIGDSVIGLGVRSQHLSELHIRLVRAVSPSPELIARYFELDSYLPHLTLGQTRWGLNGAELTEMKALARTELTPFPIWTVTHLRVYTEIQPDKYVLYEDIALLG, encoded by the coding sequence ATGCAGTATTTCATAGGCATTGTGCCGCCACAGAAATTTACCGTAAAAATGATCCAGTTTCAGAACCGCTGGCCCAATAACCGCTTGCAAGAGGTAGTTGAGCCTCATATCACTGTGAAAGCTCAGGGCGGATTATATCCGGACTTGGAGTGGTTGCAGCATGTGAAGAAGGTGTGTTCCTCATATCCGCCGTTTGAGTTATCTTTGTCTGCTCCGATATGTATAGGTGATTCCGTCATAGGTTTAGGTGTTCGTTCGCAGCATTTATCAGAATTACATATTAGACTTGTAAGGGCCGTTTCCCCGTCACCAGAGCTTATCGCCCGTTATTTTGAGCTGGATAGCTACCTCCCTCATCTAACATTGGGGCAGACCAGATGGGGTTTGAACGGCGCTGAATTAACAGAGATGAAAGCGCTCGCAAGAACAGAATTAACACCATTTCCTATCTGGACAGTAACGCATCTGCGGGTGTATACAGAAATTCAGCCTGATAAGTATGTGCTGTATGAGGATATCGCTCTTCTTGGTTAG
- a CDS encoding DUF4303 domain-containing protein yields MNAFLTEFEQRIREGFVADLEAILEEVAHEKVYVCAVGTDSDFVTLFLAVNTEQSLARHIADMTSEGLCDDAETELYYKWGISEFQYGEHSHFNHISRFLYAEDNVYQYKDEMVKIIAKVVNETKDDLFTKYNQTKEDITFFVSMTDDELAEELENESVSLMTNPELVSEFLSRYDAEI; encoded by the coding sequence ATGAACGCTTTTCTAACTGAATTTGAACAACGGATTCGCGAGGGCTTTGTGGCTGACCTTGAAGCTATTTTAGAGGAAGTAGCACATGAGAAGGTATATGTCTGTGCAGTCGGTACAGATAGCGACTTTGTCACTCTGTTCCTTGCGGTCAATACAGAGCAATCCCTTGCCAGACATATTGCCGATATGACAAGTGAAGGCTTATGTGATGATGCTGAAACAGAGCTTTATTACAAATGGGGAATTTCCGAATTTCAATATGGTGAGCATTCGCATTTCAATCATATCAGCCGTTTTTTATATGCTGAGGATAATGTATACCAATATAAAGATGAAATGGTCAAAATCATTGCTAAGGTTGTTAATGAAACCAAGGACGATTTATTCACAAAATATAATCAAACCAAAGAGGACATTACCTTCTTTGTATCCATGACCGACGATGAGCTGGCTGAGGAATTAGAAAATGAATCGGTGTCGCTTATGACAAATCCTGAATTAGTTTCTGAATTTTTGTCACGCTATGATGCTGAAATCTAA
- a CDS encoding GNAT family N-acetyltransferase, with the protein MSKSTLVRRMKSEDITLIHEGLAPHDVSKPVEYIAHCWQENVENNRLTLLAFHENEFAGWGHIVYTSHYPYFAENHIPEIQNLDVISTLRKRGIGNVLMEALEAEVFATFDTIGIGFGLYASYGTAQRLYTKRGYIPDGRGLMYDNLPAVPGSQVRVDDELTLYLTKSR; encoded by the coding sequence ATGAGTAAATCTACACTTGTCCGCCGGATGAAGTCCGAGGACATTACATTAATACATGAGGGGCTGGCCCCGCATGATGTCAGCAAACCCGTAGAGTATATTGCACATTGTTGGCAGGAGAACGTTGAGAATAATCGGCTTACGCTATTAGCCTTCCATGAGAATGAGTTTGCAGGCTGGGGACATATCGTGTATACCTCACACTATCCTTATTTTGCAGAGAATCATATTCCAGAGATTCAGAATCTCGATGTGATCTCTACCTTACGAAAACGCGGCATAGGGAATGTGCTGATGGAAGCTCTCGAAGCAGAAGTGTTCGCTACATTCGATACGATTGGCATTGGGTTTGGACTGTATGCCAGCTACGGTACGGCCCAAAGGCTGTACACCAAACGCGGCTACATTCCGGATGGCCGGGGACTCATGTATGACAACCTGCCCGCTGTTCCTGGAAGTCAGGTGCGGGTGGATGATGAGCTTACTCTATACTTGACAAAATCAAGGTAG
- a CDS encoding TPM domain-containing protein codes for MNRKSIQAALTAILMIVLLLPLAPGRAEAAVPKHSESFYVNDFAGVIDEKTENYMVNYGVKLHQKTGAQVVLVTVDSTNGVSMEKYATSLFNSWGVGSADKNNGLLLLLSIKDDDYWAVPGKGLENELNSGVISKILSASLEPDFAAKKYSAGAHKTYGSFIQKLGGSYSETLGTRSYVSDNAGILPQVTKDYLNQSSNRYSATTGSGIYVVTVKNTGGKSLQDYTYAKFAGVAAGPRDVMLVLDIGGDNYHVLQGKSIDRVLTNERISGILNKVLEPKFAAKDYAGGVAGTANAFYSFFLARADAASGQAAGNSTSAAASTVSKAPVAAKEPVKLVPVSRSKGMAIVGIFLILVALISLAASARNRYVARYGIRINPHNPRNIRRYGVWTGQPGYGYSQRRRYRRPHHHSSSGSSSSSSSSFWGSNSGGGGSSSGGGAGRYSSRDDDDDDRNRGGGGYSGGGGAGRYSSNDDDDDSNSGGGGSASSGGGVGRHG; via the coding sequence ATGAATCGTAAAAGTATACAAGCAGCACTTACCGCCATCCTGATGATTGTGCTTCTGCTGCCGCTGGCACCCGGGCGGGCGGAGGCTGCTGTTCCGAAACATTCAGAATCATTCTATGTGAATGACTTTGCAGGCGTAATTGATGAGAAAACCGAGAATTATATGGTCAATTACGGGGTGAAGCTGCATCAGAAGACCGGAGCCCAGGTGGTACTGGTCACCGTGGATTCGACGAACGGTGTATCTATGGAGAAATATGCGACCTCGCTGTTCAATTCATGGGGAGTCGGCTCAGCGGACAAGAATAATGGACTTCTGCTGCTGCTCTCCATTAAGGACGATGATTACTGGGCGGTTCCCGGCAAGGGACTGGAGAATGAACTGAACAGTGGTGTAATCTCGAAGATTCTCTCGGCATCACTGGAGCCGGACTTCGCTGCCAAGAAGTATAGCGCCGGTGCCCATAAAACCTATGGCTCCTTCATTCAGAAGCTCGGCGGAAGCTACTCGGAAACACTTGGCACCCGCAGCTATGTCTCGGACAATGCCGGAATTCTCCCGCAAGTTACCAAGGATTATCTCAACCAGTCCAGCAACCGTTACTCGGCTACTACCGGGAGCGGAATCTATGTGGTAACCGTTAAGAATACTGGCGGCAAGAGCCTGCAGGATTACACCTATGCGAAATTCGCCGGGGTTGCTGCCGGACCCAGAGATGTGATGCTGGTACTGGATATCGGCGGAGATAACTATCATGTGCTACAGGGCAAATCGATCGATAGAGTGCTGACGAATGAGCGGATCAGCGGGATTCTGAATAAGGTGCTGGAGCCTAAATTCGCGGCAAAAGATTACGCTGGCGGCGTGGCGGGGACGGCGAATGCCTTCTACAGTTTCTTCCTGGCCCGGGCAGATGCTGCTTCGGGACAAGCCGCAGGCAACTCTACATCCGCAGCAGCCTCTACCGTCAGCAAAGCGCCTGTGGCAGCGAAGGAACCTGTGAAGCTGGTGCCTGTCTCCAGATCCAAGGGGATGGCGATTGTCGGAATCTTCCTGATCCTTGTAGCGCTAATCAGTCTTGCAGCCAGCGCACGCAACCGTTATGTTGCCCGCTACGGGATACGGATAAATCCGCATAACCCGCGCAATATCCGGCGCTACGGCGTCTGGACCGGCCAGCCCGGTTATGGCTACAGCCAGAGAAGAAGATACCGGCGGCCGCACCATCACTCCTCCTCGGGGAGCAGCTCATCCAGCTCCAGCAGCTTCTGGGGCAGTAACTCCGGGGGCGGCGGTTCTTCGAGCGGAGGGGGAGCAGGGCGGTATTCCTCGCGTGACGATGACGATGATGACCGGAATCGTGGCGGTGGCGGATACTCGGGCGGTGGTGGAGCCGGCCGGTATTCCTCCAACGATGACGACGATGATAGCAACTCTGGCGGAGGCGGCAGTGCAAGCAGCGGTGGCGGTGTAGGCAGACACGGTTAA
- a CDS encoding aldo/keto reductase: MMNLKSTTKLANGVEMPWFGLGVFKVQEGQEVIDSVKAAIKAGYRSIDTASVYGNEEGVGQAIRESGVAREELFITTKVWNTEQGYDSTLAAFDQSLSKLGLDYADLYLVHWPIRAKYKDTWRALEKLYTDGKVRAIGVSNFQIDHLEDLLADANVKPMVNQVELHPLLNQQELREYCKAQGIQIEAWAPLAQGHLLDNEVLADIAAHHNKTLPQVILRWDLQNRIVTIPKSVKEERIIANADIFDFELSEEEISRINGLNRDQRFGSHPDRFNNE, from the coding sequence ATGATGAATCTAAAGTCAACAACGAAATTGGCTAACGGTGTAGAAATGCCATGGTTCGGGCTGGGCGTCTTCAAGGTGCAAGAGGGCCAGGAGGTTATTGATTCGGTCAAAGCAGCCATCAAGGCCGGTTACCGGAGTATCGATACCGCATCCGTGTATGGAAATGAAGAAGGGGTCGGGCAGGCTATCCGTGAATCGGGAGTTGCGCGTGAGGAGCTGTTCATCACCACCAAGGTATGGAATACAGAGCAGGGCTATGATTCTACACTGGCCGCATTTGACCAGAGCTTAAGCAAGCTGGGACTGGATTATGCCGATCTGTATCTGGTACACTGGCCGATCCGGGCCAAATACAAAGACACCTGGCGCGCTCTGGAGAAGCTGTATACAGACGGCAAAGTCCGCGCCATCGGGGTGTCCAACTTCCAGATCGATCATCTGGAGGATCTGCTGGCAGATGCCAACGTGAAGCCGATGGTCAACCAGGTGGAGCTGCATCCTCTGCTTAACCAGCAAGAGCTCCGTGAGTATTGCAAGGCACAGGGCATTCAGATTGAAGCCTGGGCCCCGTTGGCCCAAGGGCATCTGCTGGATAACGAGGTGCTGGCCGATATTGCAGCCCATCATAACAAAACGCTGCCGCAGGTCATCCTGCGCTGGGATCTGCAAAACAGAATTGTGACGATTCCGAAGTCCGTTAAGGAAGAGCGGATCATTGCGAATGCCGATATTTTTGACTTCGAGCTGTCTGAAGAGGAGATCAGCCGGATCAACGGCTTGAACCGCGATCAGCGCTTTGGCTCTCATCCAGACCGGTTCAACAACGAGTAA
- a CDS encoding DUF6063 family protein, which translates to MSYSLEQVQQASRLFFDLLRRKVIPLDDPAAAECLQDTAAYDALQYVAKEAGCRIMNSGHRLHLLVSPIGSGFASNFTQLRNKYSRIERKTHLHIINVIILVFLAEIDQDEQHFKPGQDSMSYIQLSDQVSELFQAWIGMDEDGSFSKQWRLDIQAMHRVWTSLYMQTRSQEEGDSLSRGAGSRIGLIHEGMKLLEEEHLVFISENEKRIFPREELYERMRYLYHDVDRYKELKALVGRTLSEQEGEAHAAY; encoded by the coding sequence ATGAGTTATTCCTTAGAGCAAGTTCAGCAGGCTTCCCGGCTGTTCTTCGACCTGCTTCGGCGCAAGGTGATTCCGCTGGATGATCCCGCTGCCGCCGAATGTCTGCAGGATACCGCCGCTTATGATGCCCTGCAATATGTAGCCAAAGAAGCCGGCTGCCGGATTATGAATTCAGGTCACCGCCTGCACCTGCTCGTGAGTCCGATCGGCTCCGGGTTCGCCAGCAACTTTACGCAGCTGCGTAATAAGTATTCACGGATTGAGCGCAAGACGCATCTACATATCATTAACGTTATTATCCTCGTCTTCCTGGCGGAGATAGATCAGGATGAGCAGCACTTCAAGCCGGGACAGGACAGCATGTCCTATATTCAGTTGTCGGATCAGGTATCCGAGCTGTTCCAGGCGTGGATTGGCATGGATGAAGACGGCAGCTTCAGCAAGCAGTGGCGGCTGGATATCCAGGCCATGCACAGAGTATGGACCAGCCTCTATATGCAGACCCGCAGCCAGGAGGAGGGCGATTCGCTGTCCCGTGGCGCAGGCTCACGGATTGGCCTCATCCACGAAGGAATGAAGCTACTGGAGGAGGAGCATCTGGTGTTCATTTCCGAGAATGAGAAGCGGATTTTCCCAAGGGAAGAGCTGTACGAACGGATGCGTTATCTCTACCACGATGTGGACCGGTACAAAGAGCTGAAGGCTCTGGTTGGCCGGACACTCAGCGAACAGGAGGGGGAAGCCCATGCCGCGTATTGA
- the tnpC gene encoding IS66 family transposase, with protein MDVSPQQVLQISKGDPEIAGFIQMLLEQNQRLQQIVDAQAKEIQTLKKRVHELERQLQQKSHNSSKPPSSDGLRKPPNLRTPGGPKGAPKGHPGTTLHVIDNPDEVVVCELTTCPDCLGSLADAPCVGEERRQEFDLPVSRIWTTEFRAEQRYCACCQKVQRAAFPSHITAPAQYGPRMAAWTVYLHAFHFLPLQRMAQLFEDWTTYRPSEGTLLSFLETAHDRFAPIEEHIRTQLHQKVKVHADETGCRVGGRTQWMHVMSDETYTLLQLHAKRGAPAMKDIGFLPTYTGTVVHDCMKGYFNENHSYSHALCNAHLLRECIGIAEHDGHEWAKQMKDLLTEGWTQALRSRQAGVPLETEVIQSFCKRYDAILQTGEGEWSKDWVRAKTCKKGRAIKSRAGNLGERFLVYKEAILKFLWCPEIPFDNNQAERDLRMVKVKQKVSGSFRTEAAAQWFARLRSVVSTYIKQQLPVLASLSLAFSGNPVLK; from the coding sequence ATGGATGTTAGCCCACAGCAAGTCCTTCAGATCAGTAAAGGGGATCCTGAAATTGCAGGCTTCATCCAGATGCTCCTCGAACAGAATCAGCGCCTTCAACAAATCGTTGACGCACAGGCGAAAGAGATTCAAACGCTGAAAAAACGCGTGCATGAGTTGGAACGGCAACTCCAGCAGAAGAGTCATAACAGCAGCAAACCTCCATCCAGTGACGGGCTTCGCAAGCCTCCCAATCTGCGGACTCCTGGCGGTCCCAAAGGCGCACCGAAAGGCCATCCGGGGACGACGCTCCATGTTATCGACAATCCGGATGAAGTCGTGGTCTGCGAATTAACCACCTGCCCGGACTGTTTAGGCTCGCTCGCAGATGCCCCTTGTGTGGGGGAAGAACGGCGTCAAGAATTCGACCTTCCCGTGTCCCGCATCTGGACCACCGAGTTTCGTGCCGAGCAGCGCTATTGCGCTTGCTGCCAAAAAGTCCAGCGTGCAGCCTTCCCGTCCCACATCACTGCTCCGGCCCAATATGGCCCCCGGATGGCGGCGTGGACGGTGTATTTGCATGCCTTTCACTTTCTTCCGCTTCAGCGGATGGCTCAGCTCTTCGAGGACTGGACCACGTATCGGCCCAGCGAAGGTACCTTGCTTTCCTTTTTAGAGACCGCCCATGACCGGTTCGCTCCCATCGAAGAGCATATCCGTACCCAGTTGCATCAGAAAGTCAAAGTCCATGCGGATGAAACCGGGTGCCGGGTCGGCGGACGGACTCAGTGGATGCATGTCATGTCCGACGAAACGTATACCTTGCTCCAGCTGCACGCCAAACGGGGAGCGCCTGCGATGAAGGACATCGGTTTTTTACCTACTTATACAGGGACCGTCGTCCATGACTGCATGAAAGGATATTTTAATGAGAATCATAGCTATTCCCATGCCTTGTGTAATGCCCATTTGCTCCGGGAATGCATCGGGATCGCCGAGCATGACGGACATGAGTGGGCGAAGCAGATGAAGGATCTGCTGACGGAGGGCTGGACCCAGGCGCTGCGTTCCCGTCAAGCAGGGGTTCCTTTGGAGACGGAGGTCATTCAATCGTTTTGCAAACGGTACGACGCGATTCTCCAAACGGGCGAAGGTGAATGGTCGAAAGACTGGGTACGGGCCAAAACGTGTAAAAAAGGACGGGCCATTAAGAGCAGGGCCGGCAACTTGGGAGAACGCTTTTTGGTGTACAAAGAAGCGATTCTCAAGTTTCTTTGGTGTCCCGAAATTCCCTTTGATAACAACCAAGCCGAACGTGATCTCCGAATGGTCAAGGTCAAGCAAAAAGTCTCCGGTTCGTTTCGTACAGAAGCCGCGGCGCAATGGTTTGCCCGCTTACGGAGCGTCGTCTCCACCTACATTAAACAACAACTCCCTGTCCTTGCCTCGCTATCTCTTGCCTTTTCTGGTAACCCTGTTTTGAAGTGA